In the genome of Flavobacterium panacagri, one region contains:
- a CDS encoding EamA family transporter, producing MNKYIIIVALGALSFGMLSSFAKIAYGEGYSPAEITLTQALMGTLILWLIALFKKLKNGHKLALDWKLLLAGTTMGSSAYSYYLSVAYIPASLAIVLLMQITWLSILVEWIVFKKKPSTVEIGSSLCIILGTVLAGNLLELNNTNISFKGILLSLLSAILYTLYIVFTSKIGKETPMFEKSALMTSGSAMIIFLINCEAITSSTHLDFGLLQWGTFLAVFGTVIPPICFTVGMPKIGAGLSSVLLTLELPAAVFCAHIILGEKVTLPQLLGIAIMLGAIIYLNISKAKKEKVMQNETAVC from the coding sequence ATGAACAAATATATTATTATTGTCGCTTTGGGCGCTTTGAGTTTCGGAATGCTGTCTTCTTTCGCCAAAATTGCTTATGGAGAAGGTTACAGTCCAGCTGAAATTACGTTGACGCAAGCCCTGATGGGAACTTTGATTTTATGGTTGATTGCTCTTTTCAAAAAACTTAAAAACGGTCATAAACTAGCTTTAGACTGGAAATTGCTTTTAGCGGGAACTACAATGGGTTCTTCTGCTTACAGTTATTATTTGTCTGTTGCTTATATTCCTGCTTCACTAGCAATTGTTTTGTTAATGCAAATTACATGGCTAAGTATTTTGGTCGAATGGATTGTTTTTAAGAAAAAACCAAGTACCGTTGAAATCGGTTCTTCGTTATGTATCATTTTAGGAACTGTATTAGCGGGCAATCTTTTGGAACTAAACAACACCAATATTTCTTTTAAAGGAATTCTTTTAAGTTTATTATCAGCTATACTTTACACTTTGTATATCGTTTTTACGAGCAAAATCGGAAAAGAAACCCCAATGTTCGAAAAAAGCGCTTTAATGACAAGCGGATCTGCTATGATTATATTTTTAATCAACTGCGAAGCGATAACTTCAAGTACACATTTAGATTTTGGTTTACTGCAATGGGGAACATTTTTAGCAGTTTTTGGAACTGTGATTCCACCAATTTGTTTTACTGTCGGAATGCCTAAAATTGGTGCAGGTTTAAGTTCGGTTCTGCTGACTTTAGAATTGCCGGCAGCGGTTTTCTGCGCCCATATTATTTTGGGCGAAAAAGTAACTTTACCACAGCTATTAGGAATTGCTATAATGCTTGGTGCCATTATCTATCTTAATATTTCTAAAGCCAAAAAAGAAAAAGTAATGCAAAACGAAACAGCTGTATGTTAA
- a CDS encoding DUF1254 domain-containing protein, whose product MKNFTAFLFVCILALTACKKDQSKEKQDVSDKTPSANSITAITKEAWIYGYPIFYNYKTIYANALDKTHAAYAGFNNFKSFASSATPADTLVITINNDTPYSMAALDVSSEPVVLEVPKIENDRYYVMQFVDLYTFNYEYIGTRATGNNPGKYLIAGPDWKGETPQGINKVLHSETNLIFLVGRTQLHDPSDVANLKKIQAQYKIIPLHEFTKQAAPPVKKYNLPLPVWKESDYSSPEFINVLNSLLQYANEDSSEKELRARFAKIGIVPGVAFDSSKYPPETIKAIEKGIEEGKQELESNLASLKDFGNLFGTRAELKNNYLNRAVAAAAGIYGNTTIEAVYTGSTNDKDKQPLLGNNKYILKFSKKDLPEAKYFWSITMYNLPKRFLVPNPINRYSIGNKTKGLKFESNGDLNIYLQNTSPGKDKESNWLPTPKEGNFMFVTRIYGPQPDVINNVWKMPLPEIVK is encoded by the coding sequence ATGAAAAATTTTACTGCTTTTTTATTCGTGTGCATTTTAGCGTTAACCGCTTGCAAAAAAGATCAATCAAAAGAGAAACAAGATGTTTCAGACAAAACCCCATCTGCCAATTCAATAACTGCAATTACCAAAGAGGCATGGATTTATGGATATCCTATATTTTATAACTACAAAACCATTTATGCCAATGCACTAGATAAAACACATGCCGCTTATGCCGGTTTTAATAATTTTAAAAGTTTTGCATCAAGTGCAACTCCTGCAGACACTTTGGTTATTACCATAAATAATGATACTCCGTATTCGATGGCGGCTCTTGATGTTTCGAGCGAACCTGTTGTTTTGGAAGTTCCTAAAATTGAAAACGACAGATATTATGTAATGCAGTTTGTTGATCTTTACACCTTTAATTACGAATATATTGGGACTCGTGCCACTGGAAATAATCCTGGTAAATATCTTATTGCTGGCCCAGACTGGAAAGGCGAAACCCCGCAAGGAATCAATAAAGTTTTACATTCTGAAACCAATTTAATATTTCTAGTTGGTCGCACGCAGCTGCACGATCCTTCAGATGTAGCTAATCTTAAAAAAATACAGGCACAATATAAAATAATTCCTTTACACGAATTTACAAAACAGGCCGCTCCGCCAGTTAAAAAATACAATCTGCCACTTCCTGTCTGGAAAGAAAGCGATTATAGTTCGCCTGAATTCATTAATGTATTAAATTCTTTATTGCAATATGCAAACGAGGACAGCAGTGAGAAAGAACTTAGAGCACGTTTTGCAAAAATTGGAATTGTACCTGGCGTTGCTTTTGACAGCTCTAAATATCCTCCGGAAACTATTAAGGCAATTGAAAAAGGAATTGAAGAAGGAAAACAAGAGTTGGAATCTAATTTAGCTTCTCTAAAAGACTTCGGAAATCTTTTTGGTACCCGAGCCGAACTTAAAAACAACTATCTCAACCGTGCCGTTGCAGCCGCTGCCGGAATTTATGGAAATACAACAATAGAAGCCGTTTACACAGGAAGTACCAATGATAAAGACAAACAGCCGCTTTTAGGAAACAACAAGTATATTTTAAAATTCAGCAAAAAAGATTTACCCGAAGCAAAATACTTTTGGAGTATTACAATGTACAACTTACCCAAACGTTTTCTTGTTCCAAATCCAATAAACAGATACTCTATTGGAAATAAAACGAAAGGTTTAAAATTTGAGTCCAACGGAGACTTGAATATTTATCTACAAAATACTTCGCCTGGAAAAGATAAAGAAAGCAACTGGCTGCCTACTCCTAAAGAAGGAAACTTCATGTTTGTTACCAGAATTTACGGCCCACAGCCAGATGTAATTAATAATGTCTGGAAAATGCCTTTACCGGAAATTGTAAAATGA
- a CDS encoding helix-turn-helix domain-containing protein — protein MNNTIQQKVGKRIQEIRIQKNLSQQDLASKCNFEKSNMSRLEKGNVNATLSTLEKVCNALQIDFTELFKF, from the coding sequence TTGAACAATACCATACAACAAAAAGTCGGAAAACGAATTCAGGAAATTAGAATTCAGAAAAATCTTTCTCAGCAAGATTTAGCATCAAAATGTAACTTTGAAAAAAGTAATATGTCTCGATTGGAAAAAGGAAATGTCAATGCAACGCTTTCAACTTTAGAAAAAGTATGTAACGCATTACAGATAGATTTTACTGAACTATTTAAATTCTAA
- a CDS encoding ATP-dependent nuclease, whose protein sequence is MPNPRLVKLIIKNFRSIGSEGVHIDLNDIVVLVGPNNAGKSSILKAYETVMHDGSKKSFLSIDDFPNNNVDPENLPQVELHSIVYEERVGTHWLHRTENNELIVKEKWTWNGPGQNPIRVGYNTEINDWDTKAPFGFAAVANLRRPEPHPVLAFDNPDVQAKAIADLLMTAINEKVLGLQAEEEENEYFKLLESLKILQNKVIDESQEQIKTANEELSKLISKVFPDYIIDFELDAENNIDKSISLFKSATVNLLMGPKDGYKSSIDKQGSGARRTLLWTALKYLSESTRVSVEGRPSRPHLLLIDEPEICLHPNAIREASNVLYELPENNNWQVMATTHSPIFINFDRDNTTIIRVEKNENGVVKGTTVFRPDKIKLGDDDKENLKLLNLCDPYVAEFFFGGKVIIVEGDTEYTAFNYIKNLNQTKYNDVHIIRARGKATIVSLIKILNQFGADYSVLHDSDRPWNQEGTKRSSAWGNNPNILGEIENRPANVNVRLIASLPNFEEAYFGEEIKKDKPYNALETIRSNEAKRQIIEKLFNALIDHKSDLPPNCSEWNSIDELHNTLAAIIVLPPFIGN, encoded by the coding sequence ATGCCTAATCCACGATTAGTAAAATTAATAATAAAAAATTTTAGGAGTATAGGCTCAGAAGGGGTACATATAGATTTGAACGATATTGTTGTTTTAGTTGGGCCAAATAATGCTGGGAAAAGTTCCATTTTAAAAGCTTATGAAACAGTAATGCATGATGGTTCTAAAAAATCATTTTTAAGTATAGATGACTTTCCAAACAACAACGTTGATCCCGAAAATCTGCCACAAGTTGAATTACATTCAATTGTATACGAAGAAAGAGTTGGTACCCATTGGTTACATAGAACAGAAAATAATGAACTTATAGTTAAAGAAAAATGGACATGGAATGGACCTGGACAAAATCCCATTAGAGTTGGATACAATACAGAAATAAATGATTGGGATACAAAAGCCCCTTTTGGTTTTGCAGCTGTTGCGAATCTTAGAAGACCAGAACCACATCCTGTATTAGCATTTGACAACCCTGATGTACAAGCAAAAGCAATTGCTGATTTATTAATGACTGCAATTAATGAAAAAGTTCTTGGATTACAAGCTGAAGAAGAAGAAAATGAATATTTCAAACTACTTGAAAGCTTAAAAATATTACAAAACAAAGTAATAGATGAATCACAAGAACAAATAAAAACAGCAAATGAAGAGCTTTCGAAATTAATTTCCAAAGTTTTTCCTGATTACATTATTGACTTTGAACTTGACGCAGAAAACAACATAGACAAATCTATATCCTTGTTTAAATCCGCTACAGTAAATCTTCTAATGGGTCCCAAAGATGGATATAAAAGTTCAATTGATAAGCAAGGAAGCGGAGCACGCAGAACTTTATTATGGACAGCTTTAAAATATCTATCAGAATCTACTAGAGTCTCTGTAGAGGGACGACCTTCGAGGCCTCATTTATTATTAATAGATGAACCAGAAATTTGTTTACATCCAAATGCTATTAGAGAAGCTAGTAATGTTTTGTATGAGTTACCAGAAAATAACAACTGGCAAGTAATGGCAACTACTCATTCCCCAATATTTATAAATTTTGATAGAGATAACACAACAATTATTAGAGTAGAAAAAAACGAGAATGGTGTTGTAAAAGGAACTACCGTTTTTAGACCTGACAAAATTAAACTTGGAGATGATGATAAGGAGAATTTAAAATTGCTAAATCTCTGTGATCCTTATGTCGCTGAGTTTTTTTTTGGGGGTAAAGTAATTATAGTTGAAGGAGATACTGAATATACTGCATTTAATTACATTAAAAATCTTAATCAGACAAAGTACAATGATGTTCATATTATTAGAGCAAGAGGCAAAGCAACTATCGTATCATTAATAAAAATATTAAATCAGTTTGGAGCTGATTATTCAGTATTGCATGATAGTGACAGACCTTGGAATCAAGAAGGTACAAAACGAAGTTCTGCTTGGGGAAACAATCCTAATATTTTAGGGGAAATAGAAAATAGACCTGCGAATGTAAACGTTAGACTAATTGCTTCATTACCTAATTTCGAAGAAGCTTACTTTGGAGAAGAAATAAAAAAAGACAAACCTTATAACGCTTTAGAAACTATAAGAAGTAATGAAGCAAAAAGACAAATAATCGAAAAATTGTTTAATGCTCTTATAGATCATAAAAGTGATCTTCCTCCAAATTGTTCCGAGTGGAATAGTATTGATGAGCTGCATAACACATTAGCAGCCATAATAGTACTTCCACCATTTATTGGCAATTAG
- a CDS encoding Lrp/AsnC family transcriptional regulator, with protein sequence MQELSKQEIELLRILQQNARFDITDLTERLNMSRTSVYDRIKKLENEGYIKDYVAIIDPKKVGLNFTVIINLSLTSQRLELVEEFSRQVSELDEVVEGYVTGGIFDYVLKVVVKDPEAFNDFIRKLSNIPNISKVQSSFVMSYIKQSTKLHF encoded by the coding sequence ATGCAAGAATTAAGCAAACAAGAAATAGAACTACTTCGAATCCTACAGCAGAATGCCAGATTCGATATTACAGATTTAACCGAAAGACTAAATATGTCGCGAACTTCTGTTTACGACCGAATAAAAAAACTCGAAAATGAAGGTTATATCAAAGATTATGTCGCGATAATTGACCCGAAAAAAGTAGGATTGAATTTCACTGTAATTATAAATCTTTCTTTAACAAGCCAGCGTTTAGAATTGGTCGAAGAATTCTCACGACAAGTTTCGGAACTCGATGAGGTTGTAGAAGGTTATGTAACAGGCGGAATTTTTGATTATGTTTTGAAAGTGGTAGTAAAAGATCCCGAAGCGTTTAATGATTTTATTCGAAAATTATCCAACATTCCAAATATTAGTAAAGTGCAGAGTTCTTTTGTAATGAGTTATATTAAGCAGTCTACTAAATTGCATTTTTAG
- a CDS encoding alpha/beta fold hydrolase produces MLINCNGNTLYAEYQHAFKDRPTFVFLHDSLGCVELWRDFPKRIAIACQCNLLVYDRLGYGKSNPMPTFVRSVNYLELEATVLNDILEQLNIKNAILFGHSDGGSIALIAAAKYQNRIKMVVAEAAHIFVEEITLEGIRQAVQAYETTNLALKLEKYHAEKTENVFKAWTETWLRDDFRDWNIEGLLPKIKSPLLFIQGKNDEYGTLAQVEKTLHLVNGKSEQYIVPNVGHTPHKEVPEVVLEKVTAFINCHF; encoded by the coding sequence ATGTTAATCAATTGCAACGGAAATACTCTTTATGCTGAATATCAACATGCTTTTAAAGACAGGCCAACATTCGTTTTTCTGCACGATTCTTTAGGCTGTGTCGAACTTTGGAGAGATTTTCCTAAAAGAATTGCCATTGCCTGCCAATGTAATTTATTAGTTTACGATCGTTTGGGTTACGGAAAATCGAATCCTATGCCAACCTTTGTACGATCTGTAAATTACTTAGAATTGGAAGCTACAGTTCTAAACGATATCTTAGAACAACTAAATATTAAAAATGCTATTTTATTCGGTCATAGCGATGGTGGTTCTATCGCGTTGATTGCTGCTGCAAAATATCAAAACCGCATCAAAATGGTTGTTGCCGAAGCAGCCCATATTTTTGTAGAAGAAATTACGCTCGAAGGAATTCGGCAGGCCGTTCAGGCTTATGAAACAACAAATCTCGCTTTAAAACTAGAGAAATATCATGCCGAAAAAACAGAAAACGTTTTTAAAGCATGGACAGAAACGTGGCTTCGAGATGATTTCAGAGATTGGAACATTGAAGGTTTACTTCCAAAAATTAAATCTCCGTTGCTTTTCATTCAGGGCAAAAATGACGAATATGGCACTTTAGCACAAGTTGAAAAAACGTTGCATTTAGTTAATGGAAAATCAGAGCAATATATAGTTCCAAACGTAGGACACACACCTCACAAAGAAGTACCAGAAGTAGTTTTAGAAAAAGTTACAGCCTTTATAAATTGTCATTTCTAG
- a CDS encoding putative DNA modification/repair radical SAM protein encodes MVHERVMEKLAILADAAKYDVSCSSSQSTRKNKDKGLGDTGHGICHAYTEDGRCVSLLKILLTNHCIFDCAYCVSRKSNDIKRAAFTVQEVVDLTIGFYRRNYIEGLFLSSGIFDNADFTMERLVRIVKKLRLEENFNGYIHLKAIPGASEELLKEAGLYADRLSVNVEMPTEKSLKLLAPDKNHKDVIQPMEYLKNEIVGYKEEKKSNYKAPLFAPAGQSTQMVIGATQENDLEILGMANYFYDTMQMKRVYYSGYVPISYDNRLPAIGTPVPMIRENRLYQADWLMRFYGFNVNEIVGFDQPNLDLDIDPKLGWALRNLHQFPVDINTADLELILRIPGIGVLSAKKIVAARKFKKLQATDLQKLGIAYSRSKYFLAFASPFQLQKDLTSAQIKEHILNFQKSKYQNNFSNQLALF; translated from the coding sequence ATGGTACACGAAAGAGTAATGGAGAAATTGGCGATCTTAGCGGATGCAGCCAAATATGATGTTTCCTGTTCTTCCAGTCAAAGCACCCGAAAGAACAAAGACAAAGGTTTGGGCGACACTGGACACGGAATTTGTCATGCTTACACAGAAGACGGACGCTGTGTTTCTCTATTAAAAATTCTACTGACCAATCACTGCATTTTTGACTGCGCTTATTGTGTAAGCCGAAAAAGCAACGACATTAAACGCGCTGCTTTTACGGTTCAAGAAGTCGTAGATCTTACCATAGGTTTTTACCGAAGAAATTATATTGAAGGATTGTTTTTGAGTTCGGGTATTTTTGATAATGCCGATTTCACTATGGAGCGTCTGGTTCGAATTGTAAAGAAATTACGACTGGAAGAAAACTTCAATGGTTACATTCATTTAAAAGCCATTCCAGGTGCAAGTGAAGAACTGTTAAAGGAAGCTGGATTATATGCCGATCGTTTAAGCGTAAATGTAGAAATGCCAACCGAAAAAAGCCTAAAACTGCTTGCGCCAGACAAAAATCACAAGGACGTGATTCAACCAATGGAATATCTTAAAAATGAAATTGTTGGTTATAAAGAAGAAAAGAAATCTAATTATAAAGCACCGTTATTTGCTCCTGCCGGGCAAAGTACACAGATGGTGATTGGCGCCACGCAGGAAAATGATCTTGAAATTTTGGGAATGGCCAATTATTTCTACGATACCATGCAGATGAAAAGGGTTTATTATTCCGGCTATGTACCAATAAGTTACGACAACAGACTTCCTGCAATTGGAACTCCCGTGCCAATGATTCGGGAAAATCGCTTGTATCAGGCCGATTGGTTAATGCGTTTTTACGGATTTAATGTCAACGAAATTGTCGGTTTTGACCAGCCGAATCTTGATTTGGATATCGACCCAAAATTAGGATGGGCATTGCGAAATCTACATCAGTTTCCGGTTGATATCAATACTGCCGATTTAGAACTGATTCTGCGAATTCCTGGAATTGGGGTTTTGAGTGCTAAGAAAATTGTCGCGGCCAGAAAGTTTAAAAAATTACAGGCCACTGATTTACAAAAATTAGGAATTGCATACAGTCGTTCCAAATATTTTCTGGCTTTTGCTTCTCCTTTTCAGCTTCAAAAAGACCTGACTTCTGCTCAGATCAAAGAGCATATTCTGAATTTTCAAAAGAGCAAATACCAAAATAATTTCTCCAATCAGCTGGCTTTATTTTAA